Genomic segment of Syntrophorhabdaceae bacterium:
TACTCATGATGGTTACCTCCTCCTTTAGGCTTTCTGGTGATTTGGCGATTTCCATTAGCCTATCCGGTCGAGGTAACCTTTTCAATCTCCGGGTTTAGTTATAGCACTCTTAAGAAATTAAGAAACTCTTGGTTTCCCTTTTCTAAGGCGCTTAAGCGGTATTGAAAAGTGATTTAAGTTCTTCAGAATGTCCCCCCCAGTCCCCCTAACGCCAGCATGAACGAGAGGCCTGATTTCAGGCCGACTCGCTCCATGCTATAGTCATGTCGTTATTTAATGCTGGAACCAGCTACCTGAAAAGCCTGCAACAATGGATGCATCCTTCATTCACATTTCATTGATTGCCAAAGGACTATTTTTCAATGGGATAACCGGCATCAACCCACGCTTTGTAGTTTCCTTTAAGCCGATAGACTTTCTTGAATCCAGCGTCAATGAGTTTTTGCGCACCTTGAATGGAAACTCTATCTACATGGCAATAGACGAGGTACGTTTTCTCTTTATCCAATTTAGGAATGGCCTTATCAAGAGATCCGTCGCCTATGTAGTAGTGGACTGCTTTCGGCAGGTGTCCTTTTGCATATGCTGGCGAGACATCAATAATAATGATACCAGGGGTTTTCTCGATCAGGACCTTCGCTTCAGCAGGAGGAATATCCACATAGGATGCTTTTTCTGCCGCGTAGGAGAGACCACAAATTATCATGAAAACAAAAACCGATAAAAAAAGAACCGATAAAAAACTCTTTTTCATTTCAGCTACCTCCTTTGGATTTGTTCCAACAATACTAAGAATGAAACCGATTGTTGTCAAGAAATCAAGCATGTTCAGTACTTGCATAGATATAAGCAAATGGTAAGGATAAGAAAAAGGGGGAAACCTGGGTCCCGGATCACCTCCGGGACGACGGAAAGAAGACATGTTCCCTCTTGCCGGAACGAAGAAGAGAATTCCTAGGGATTCTCCTCCATCTCCCATATCCCGCAGGGACACACCCCGGCGCAGAAGCCGCAGCCTATGCAGAGGCTGTCGTCGACGACGTATTCGTAGCTGCCGTCCTTGTGTTCCACGCGTGATATTGCACCGTAGTGGCAGGTTGCCTCGCACATGTGGCAGTCGCGACAAACGGCGCAGGAGAGGCAGCGGTTCGCCTCGGCGCCCAGTTCGACGGGCCCGGCCTTGCAGGCCTCGTAGTAGACGGTCTTGATCCGCTCGAAGGGGATAATTGGCCTTTGTTCGGTCCTGTAGAAAGAACGCCCCGCGAGCAGGGCGTCGACGGCAAGGGCCGCCCTTCTGCCGTGACCTATCGCATGGGTCACGAGACCGGGGCTGACGGCGTCACCAACGGCAAAGATCTTCGCATCCGTGGTGTGACCAGCCTCGTCGGCCTCTATCCAGCCGTCTTTTTTCACGTGGACGCCCTCGGGCAGGAAACCCGTTGACGGTGTATCTCCGATGGAGACAACAACGTAATCGGCGTCGATGGATGACTTATCGGTGAAGGCGACCTTGCCCTTCTTCGCTGAATAGGATGAGACCGAACGGGGCCAGAGGACCTTCGTCCCCAGGGATTCGGCAATCTCCAGTTCCTTTCCGAAGGCAGCCGGCTTCTGAATATCGACGGCGGTGACCCCGGAGGCTCCGAGACGGAAGGCCTCGGCGGCCGCGTCCATGCCCACATTTCCCGCGCCTATGATGACAACCTTCTTGTCCTTGAGATTGGGCGCCCCCTTTGAATTTGCACTGCGGAGGAAATCGTAGGCAGGTACCATGTCACCGGCTCCCTTCATGGCGGGCACGCGCGGTTTATGAGCGCCGCAGGCCACGACGACCGCATCATGGCGGGCATAGATCTCGTCAAATTTCTCCCTGTCCACCTTAACACCAGCGTGGACCTTGATGCCCATTTTTTTGAAACGACCGAGCTCCGTCGTCAGCACGCGCTGGGGTAACCTCCGTTTAGGTATGAAGTACTCCAGCTTTCCGCCGATCTTTTCCTCTGCATCGTAAAGGTCGACGCTGTGGCCTTTCAGTGAAAGCTGCCACGCGGCCGAAAGTCCGCCCGCTCCCGCGCCGATGACCGCGACCTTCCTGCCTGTCGGCTTCTCATGGTCCGGGAGGGACAGCTTGAGGCTCGCCTTGCCGAACTCCTCCGTGTCGAGAGGCCTGTCGACTATAGCGCGCGTGCATCCCTGCATGCACAGGTGGGCGCAGACCTCGCCGCAGACGCTGGCCGGCAGCGGGCTGTAGCGCAGTACCAGTTCCAGAGCTTCACTCAGCTTCCCTTCGCGGATGAGACGCGTGCGCTGCCACGTCGGTATCCCGCTGGGGCAGGTGTATTCGCACGGCGGGGCATACTTCGCGTTGTTCCATGACGGGCGAAAACGCCTGTCCTGTCCCGTTGTTATATAGGGCAGGACTGTTCGCGGATGGTCGATGTATTCGGCGAATATGCCGCCCGCGCCGGTGCCCGCCTCCCATATCGCCTCGCGAAACTCACCGAGGGATATCTTCATGGGTTTTGTCTTTTCCCGTTCCCTCGCGGTAAAAGGGATGAGTTTTCTCCAGGTACCGGGGTCTTTTGTCAGTTCCCTGTAATGACCGTCACGCTCGATGGCCTTGAGGAAGGGCTTCATGTTCGTCTTGAGCCACTGCCAGTCCTGGGGCGTCAGTTCAAGGAGCCTCACATCGGACTCGCTGTACCCTTCGATGGAACCGCGGAAATAGACGACCCCGCCGACCATTCCCACGCAGGGACGATAGCCTGTGATATTGTTCCTGTTCCTGGGGTTGACGCCGCAGATGACGGCAATGCCTCCGGCCTTGAACTCGGCAAAGGTATCGCCCACATCGCGAAAATACCAGGACTGGGGTGGATCGTACTTCGGGTTGTGTTTCGTCATCGTATCGCAGCGGGCCCCGCCGGAGCCCTGAACATAGAGCCTCCCCTGCGCGGCGGCGTTATGCGCTCCGTTGCCGACATCGCCGAGAACCGTGATCTCGGCGCCGCAGTTGAGCCATCCGACGTCATCGGAAACACTGCCCTTTACGACGATCTTCGTTCCGAACATCCCCATCCCGCCGAGCCGCTGGCCCACGGGCCCCTCGACGGTGATCGTCACCGGTTCGGGGAAACCCCACAGGCGGCCTCCGATGCCGTGCTGACCCCGCGCCAGGACGTGAAGTTCCGTCGAGCCCTCGCGAATCGCCTCGCGTATCTCTTCATCGAGCGCTCTCGAATCTGTGCGCTGTTCATTTCTATCGCCTTCGATAATCTTTGCCATGGCCCTGCCTCGCTCCCCTACCCTTCTCTCCCTGTCAGCAGACATAGCCTATCTGCAGCCGGCTGGCTATATCCGCGTCGTCCGCGCACAGGGCGTCGGACATACCGATGGGCAATTCCGTGCTCCTGCCCAGCGGGGCAAAGATCTTTTTCAATTCCACATCCAGCGACCTGAAGACCTCAACCACCCTTTCGGCCACTTTTTCCGGGTCGAGCCTGCGGTAGAGCCTCGGGTCCTGGGTGGTGATGCCCCGCGGACACGTGCCGATGTTGCAGACATTGCACCGGTTCATCTCATCACCGAAACACCCGGCGGCGGCCTGCATCATGTATTTTCCGACAGACACCGCGGACGCTCCCAGCATGATAAGCGCCGCGGCATTGGCCGCGAGGCCGCCCTTCTTGCCCACACCGCCGGCGGCGATGAGCGGCAGTTCGTTCTGCCTTCCCTGCCGAACCAGGTCAAGATAGCAATCGCGAACATTGGATGCGATGGGGTGGCCCATCTTGTCGAGAGAGACGTTGTACGCCGCACCCGTACCCCCTTCCTCACCGTCTATGGACAGCCCGCCGGCGTAGGGATTGCGCAGCAGGTTGTTGAGCACCGCATTGGCAGTCCTCGTTCCCGATATCTTGGGGAACACGGGGACCCTGAAACCGAAGGCCATGGACATGGCCTGGATCATCTTCGCCACCGACTCCTCGATGGAATATTGCGTCTGGTGCGTCGGGGGGGAAGGCAGGTCCATCCCTTGCGGCACACCGCGGATCTCCGATATGAGCTTCGTGACCTTTTCCGCCATAAGCAATCCGCCGTCGCCGGGTTTCGCCCCCTGCCCGTACTTGATCTCTATCGCGCAGGGGTCGTCGACCATGTCCGGAATGGCCCGTATGATCTCGTCCCACCCGAAATAACCTGAGGCTATCTGGAGGATCAAATACCTGATAAATCTTGATTTGAGAAGCCTCGGCGGTATGCCGCCCTCCCCGGACGCCATGACGACGGGCATATGTTCGACCTCGTTGAGGTACACGACCCCCATTGCCAGCCCCTCCCACATTGTCGGCGACAGGGCGCCCACGGACATGCTGCCGACCATAACCGGGTATATCTCGCGGACGGGCGGGACAAACCTGGTTCCCCCGCTCGTCAGTTCCAGTTTGTCTTCCTTTGCCTTGAAGGGCATCTTTTCCGGCGGAAGAATGCGCCCGAGATAGGTGCGTATCCTGAACTCGTGGCGGCCCGCATCAAGCGCCGGGTCGGTCAGCATCGATATGCGCGTGAATTTCAGGTGATCAAGCGTGGACTCCCCGGGATCGTTCCGCCTGCCGCCCCTGCGATAAGGATACCCTCCCGGGTTCTTGTGGAAGAGAAACTTGTGCTGGGGATTGAAGACGGGTTCTATGGCATCGTTGGGGCACACGAGGGTGCAGGTGCCGCACCCGGTGCAGTAACGCCCGATGTCCGTGGTCTGCCTGACAACGACAATGGTCTTCCTGGTAACCTTCGGAGAGGGGGATGCATCTTCGGAGCTTACCACGCGCCTGACCGCCACCGAAGGCTCAATGGCGAACATGGGACACACGGCGGTGCATCGTCCGCATCTCTTGCACCTGTCGTCGCGCCACACAACGATATAGGGAAGGTCCTTAACGGTCAGTTCATGATTGTGGTCCAGCCGTAAAGCTGATTCCATACTCTCACCTCCTGCGCCCCCGGCGAAATGATGACCATGTCATATTTCATGGGGAAGATATCCATGGCGCCCTCTCTTTCGGGGATCATGCTGTCAAGTCCGCACTCCTCCGACACCAGTCCCACCTTGCCCTTGATACCGCCCACAATGCCGGGACGCAATTTCTTCGCGTCGTGGACCATGAAACAGGAGCCGTCGGGCGTGAAGCCGATGACAACGTTCGGTCCATCGATGCACAACGGGCGAAGAGAAACACGCATGAGGGACAGAACCTCGCTGTCTTCGCGGCGCGCCAGATCACCGTCGCTCAAGGGCGTGATGACGTCCTTGTAATAGTGCAGGGGATAGCCCAGTTTCTTCACGGCATAATGGAGAATGTGGGTGAAAACCTCACTGTCGCTGTTGTACCCCATGTAGCCGGGAAATCCCCTGCTCGCCAGGAACTCCCTGATGGGCACGAAGGCCGTGTTTTCGCCGTTGGTCATGGAACCGAACCCCTGGATAAAGAAGGGGTGGCAGGCATAGAGGTTGATGTCGTAATTCGTGTTCTGCCTTCCCTGGGCAAAGATGATCTTCGCCTTCAGCCGGGAATCGGATAGTCCGAAAAATTCTCCAAGCTGGAGCGGGTCCCCCACTTCCTTGATGGTGACGATGTCCGGGTAAAAAGAAAAAACGGTTATGGAACCGTCGGCCTCGCCCATCATGCGAAGGGTCAGACGCGTCTGAAGAAGAAGCTCCTCCTTTTCCTCGCGGGTCCGTTCCTCGTATTCTTCCGGGTAGTCATAGACCTTTGCGAAATAGTGGTCCCTGCGCTTGATATCCTTCACGGGCTTCAAGGCCGGGCGCCACTGGTGTTTCAGCCGGAATCCGGCATGAAAGAGATATTCATCGAGGGTGTGGAGCCCGTCCCTGGAGCAGATGCCTGAAAGCACGGGATAATCGCTGAACTCGGCCAGTTCGCCGCCGAGGTTCTTGAGGACAAGCCCCATCCCCGAGCCGTCGTGGCCCTCGTGCATGGTCTCCAGGGCCCCGATGCATTCCATGGGGTTCAGGTATTCATTCGATGTGATCGCAGCCAGGCGACACATGACAACCTCCTTTCCGGTTTTCTCTCAAACCGTCTTCGACCAGTTTAGTTTTAGCAATGAGCTTGATACCCGGGTATACCCCGGGGAGAGGAACTTCATGGACGCCGGCAGATTCATATCGGCCTGCCGGACAGATACAGCGAGTCGATCAGGCTTGAACATCACGAATAATTGTATCGCTCAGGGGCACATCCGTCAACGTCTAATGCTTACTGTGCGGTCATCGACGGGAGCCGATCTTCCGGCCTCCCGGTTATGTATCCCGCCGTTGCCCGAGAGCGGCTGCCTTTTTAGACAGGAAACCTGACGTCTGGTGTTCTATACCTTATGGTCTTCCCTTATCAACACCCTCGGCCCGCCGGACAGGCTGGAATTCCAGTTCTTGGGCGGTTCGATTTCTTTCAGTCTTTCAAGCTGGCCTATGTCTTTGAGCCTTCGGTAGATGAGCTGCCATGCGCAGGGTCTGTCGGGCCGCACCTCGCACCTGTCCTCGCGGGAGCCCCCGCACGGTCCGTTCAGCATGCGCTTGGCACAGCGGGTGATGGGGCATATGCCGCCGTACTTGTGCAGAACACAGGTGCCGCAAGCGGCGCACTTTTCCGTCCACACGCCGCGCTCTTCGAGGATGCCCAGGAAGGTCGTGTTGAGTCCGGCATAGACCGGCTTTGAGGGGAACCGCTCGGCAATAGCCTGTACCCCTGCGCCGCAGGCCGTCGACAGCACGGCATCAACTTTCCCTATGGCCTCCGCGGCCTGTTCGATGAAGATGTTGTCGCACTGACGCTCGATGGTGAGTTCATTGATCGTCAGATCCAATCCCTGAACCCGGGAGGCAATACGCAGCGCCGATGATATGATGCTGACCTCCCGTTCGCCTCCGGACAGACAGACGGTGACGCAGGTTCCGCAGCCAAGCACCAGAATGTCCTTGTGGGGCCTTAATATCTCGACAAGTTCAGAAATTGTTTTTCTTTCGGCAACTATCATAGTATTGCTCCTGTCTGTTCTTTCTTGGCACTTCTCATCTTCATTTTCTTAACGGGGGAGGGGCCGAGTTTGCTCACCATTTCCACCATCTCGCGGACATATTCGGCGAATTTCTGGGAACTGGCGGCACTCACATTGACCATGCGCAGGCGCTCAGGCTCAAGGCCGGCCTCCTCCAGCAGCTGCCTGGCGGTATTCACCCTGCCCTTTGCCAGATAATTGCCCTCCTTGAAGTGACAGCTGCCTTCCTCGCAGCCGGCGACGAGCACGCCGTCGGCACCGGCCTCAAAGGCCTTCATGAAGAAATTGATCTCCAGCCTGCCGGTGCACGGCGACCGGACGATGCGGATGTTGGGCGGATACTGCAGACGCCCTGAGCCGGCCAGATCCGCCGCGGCATAGGCACAGTAATGGCAGCAAAAAGCCACGATCACGGGTTCGGAATTATTTGCGTTCATAACCATCTTCCTTATTTCGGCGCCGATTCGGCATTGCCGGCCTCACTCGATTCCGTTAACAGAGCCTCCAGCATGCCCTGAAACTGATCTGACTCGAAATTCCTGAGCTGGATGGCCTGTGCCGGACATTCCGAGGCGCATATACCGCAGCCCATGCAGGCCGCGGCGGCAATCTCCGCCTTGCTGTTCATATTGACAAAGGGTGCATGGTAAGGACACGCCCTGACGCAGGTCATGCAGGAGATGCATTTCTCCTGGTCGACGCTGGATACCTGCCCGCCAACCTCCAACCGGACCTTGGAAAGGATGGTGGCGGCTCGGGAGGCAACCGCCCGCGCCTGGGAGATACTCTCGTCGGACATCTTCGGCGAATGGGCCAGGCCGCACAGGAATATACCTTCAGTAGCAAACTCGACGGGCCTCAGTTTAGGGTGCGCCTCCACATAGAACCCGTCGGCATTCAAAGGTACCTTGAGCATGTCTGCCAGCTTACGGTTATCCTTCGGGGCATCGATACCGGTGCTGAGCACAATGGCATCGGTCTCGATCTCGACCGGCTCAGGGAAGTCGGGGCTTCTGAACGTGACCAGATCATGGCTGTCGGAAATGACAGGCGGCTGTTCCTTTTCGTATCTCATGAAGATAACGCCGGCTTCGCGGGCCTGTTTGTAATATTTCTCCCGGAAGCCATATGTGCGGATATCGCGGTACAGGACAATGATATTCGCGTCGGGGCTGAGCTTTTTCAGCCTAAGTGAATTCTTTACCGCCATGGAGCAGCAGATGCGGCTGCAATAGGACCTCTCGTCATTGCGCGAACCGGCGCACTGTATCATCACGATATTGCGGTTGGTGGAAGGAAAGGTGCCGGCGTGAAGGGCGGTCTCCAGGTCCGACTGGGTAATGATGCTGGCGGATCGGCCGTACTGGAAATCCGCCGTAACAGCCCGGACGGCGCCGGTGGCCACAACGATCGCGCCGCATGGCACGGCGGTTTCCTGGCCGTTCTCATTGAGGGTCACCTGGAAATCACCGACGAAACCGGCAACATTCTTCACTTCGGAGTTCATGTGCAGAACGATATTATCGCTATTCCGGACGCGGTCGACGAGACCGGCGAGGAACCCGCTCGGGTCCTCGTGTTCCAGCGTGTAATGGAGATCGAGGAAATTGCCGCCCAGTTTATCAGACCTTTCGATGAGGTGTGTCTCGAACCCCTGCCCGGCAAGTGCCAGGGCCGCCGTCATGCCGCTTAAACCGCCGCCGATGACAAGGCCGCTCTGAACGACATCGGAGAAAGAACCCTGCAATGGGGTGAGGCGGCTGGCCCGGGCGACAGACATCCTGACCAGATCGATCGATTTCTGCGTGGCTTTTTCCGGTACCGCCGAGTGCACCCAGGAACATTGGTCGCGGATGTTCGCCATTTCAAAGAGATAGGGGTTCAGGCCCGCCTCACGCAGGGTGTCGCGGAAGATGGGCTCATGGGTGCGCGGTGTGCAGGAGGCCACGACGACACGGTTGAGCCGGTTTTCGCGGATGGTGCCGCGGATGTTGTCGAGGCTCGTGTCGGAACAGGTGAACAGCGTATGGGTTGCAAAGATGACGTTCGGTTCTCTGGCCGCGGCTTCGACCACTTTTTCCACGTCCACCACGGAGGCGATGTTGCGGCCGCAGTGGCAGATGAAGACACCTATCCTGGGCTCTTCGTCGGT
This window contains:
- a CDS encoding rhodanese-like domain-containing protein, with amino-acid sequence MGDGGESLGILFFVPARGNMSSFRRPGGDPGPRFPPFSYPYHLLISMQVLNMLDFLTTIGFILSIVGTNPKEVAEMKKSFLSVLFLSVFVFMIICGLSYAAEKASYVDIPPAEAKVLIEKTPGIIIIDVSPAYAKGHLPKAVHYYIGDGSLDKAIPKLDKEKTYLVYCHVDRVSIQGAQKLIDAGFKKVYRLKGNYKAWVDAGYPIEK
- a CDS encoding FAD-dependent oxidoreductase, which translates into the protein MAKIIEGDRNEQRTDSRALDEEIREAIREGSTELHVLARGQHGIGGRLWGFPEPVTITVEGPVGQRLGGMGMFGTKIVVKGSVSDDVGWLNCGAEITVLGDVGNGAHNAAAQGRLYVQGSGGARCDTMTKHNPKYDPPQSWYFRDVGDTFAEFKAGGIAVICGVNPRNRNNITGYRPCVGMVGGVVYFRGSIEGYSESDVRLLELTPQDWQWLKTNMKPFLKAIERDGHYRELTKDPGTWRKLIPFTAREREKTKPMKISLGEFREAIWEAGTGAGGIFAEYIDHPRTVLPYITTGQDRRFRPSWNNAKYAPPCEYTCPSGIPTWQRTRLIREGKLSEALELVLRYSPLPASVCGEVCAHLCMQGCTRAIVDRPLDTEEFGKASLKLSLPDHEKPTGRKVAVIGAGAGGLSAAWQLSLKGHSVDLYDAEEKIGGKLEYFIPKRRLPQRVLTTELGRFKKMGIKVHAGVKVDREKFDEIYARHDAVVVACGAHKPRVPAMKGAGDMVPAYDFLRSANSKGAPNLKDKKVVIIGAGNVGMDAAAEAFRLGASGVTAVDIQKPAAFGKELEIAESLGTKVLWPRSVSSYSAKKGKVAFTDKSSIDADYVVVSIGDTPSTGFLPEGVHVKKDGWIEADEAGHTTDAKIFAVGDAVSPGLVTHAIGHGRRAALAVDALLAGRSFYRTEQRPIIPFERIKTVYYEACKAGPVELGAEANRCLSCAVCRDCHMCEATCHYGAISRVEHKDGSYEYVVDDSLCIGCGFCAGVCPCGIWEMEENP
- a CDS encoding glutamate synthase-related protein; its protein translation is MESALRLDHNHELTVKDLPYIVVWRDDRCKRCGRCTAVCPMFAIEPSVAVRRVVSSEDASPSPKVTRKTIVVVRQTTDIGRYCTGCGTCTLVCPNDAIEPVFNPQHKFLFHKNPGGYPYRRGGRRNDPGESTLDHLKFTRISMLTDPALDAGRHEFRIRTYLGRILPPEKMPFKAKEDKLELTSGGTRFVPPVREIYPVMVGSMSVGALSPTMWEGLAMGVVYLNEVEHMPVVMASGEGGIPPRLLKSRFIRYLILQIASGYFGWDEIIRAIPDMVDDPCAIEIKYGQGAKPGDGGLLMAEKVTKLISEIRGVPQGMDLPSPPTHQTQYSIEESVAKMIQAMSMAFGFRVPVFPKISGTRTANAVLNNLLRNPYAGGLSIDGEEGGTGAAYNVSLDKMGHPIASNVRDCYLDLVRQGRQNELPLIAAGGVGKKGGLAANAAALIMLGASAVSVGKYMMQAAAGCFGDEMNRCNVCNIGTCPRGITTQDPRLYRRLDPEKVAERVVEVFRSLDVELKKIFAPLGRSTELPIGMSDALCADDADIASRLQIGYVC
- a CDS encoding methylenetetrahydrofolate reductase C-terminal domain-containing protein, translating into MIVAERKTISELVEILRPHKDILVLGCGTCVTVCLSGGEREVSIISSALRIASRVQGLDLTINELTIERQCDNIFIEQAAEAIGKVDAVLSTACGAGVQAIAERFPSKPVYAGLNTTFLGILEERGVWTEKCAACGTCVLHKYGGICPITRCAKRMLNGPCGGSREDRCEVRPDRPCAWQLIYRRLKDIGQLERLKEIEPPKNWNSSLSGGPRVLIREDHKV
- a CDS encoding hydrogenase iron-sulfur subunit gives rise to the protein MNANNSEPVIVAFCCHYCAYAAADLAGSGRLQYPPNIRIVRSPCTGRLEINFFMKAFEAGADGVLVAGCEEGSCHFKEGNYLAKGRVNTARQLLEEAGLEPERLRMVNVSAASSQKFAEYVREMVEMVSKLGPSPVKKMKMRSAKKEQTGAIL